A single genomic interval of Hafnia alvei harbors:
- a CDS encoding sodium:alanine symporter family protein → MTDLISFINNILWGSVLIYLLIGTGIFFTIRTGFIQFRHFGHMFSVLKNSNKADSSGISSFQALCTSLAARVGTGNLTGVAIAITAGGPGAVFWMWVVAVIGMATSFIESTLAQLYKTKDDQGNYRGGPAYYMERGLGMRWMGVLFSIFLIIAFGLVFNAVQSNSIAQATAVAFGLKPQYAGIALVLFSGAIIFGGLRSIAKTAELIVPFMAIAYLALAFWVVGHNLSRMPDVLLLIFKSAFGLQEAAAGAVGYGIAQAMTQGIQRGLFSNEAGMGSAPNAAASATPYPPHPASQGYVQMFGVFIDTLVICSATAAIILSSGALDHAPGSISGIELTQRALASSVGGWASTFIATAIFFFGFTSIIANYSYAESNLVFLEHNHPAGLILFRCCTLGMVMFGTLAELPLVWKMADLSMAMMTITNLIAILLLSGVALKLAKDYNHQRSIGRLPTFDISQYPEIQQQVEPGIWDKPKSE, encoded by the coding sequence TTGACGGATCTAATTAGCTTTATCAACAACATATTGTGGGGATCGGTGCTGATCTACCTTTTGATCGGCACAGGGATCTTTTTCACTATTCGAACCGGATTCATTCAGTTTCGTCATTTCGGCCATATGTTTTCGGTTTTAAAAAACAGTAATAAGGCCGACAGCTCAGGCATTTCTTCCTTTCAGGCGTTATGTACCAGCCTTGCCGCCCGCGTTGGCACCGGTAACTTAACCGGCGTCGCCATTGCAATTACCGCAGGTGGCCCCGGAGCCGTTTTCTGGATGTGGGTAGTTGCCGTGATTGGCATGGCAACCTCTTTTATCGAAAGCACCTTGGCGCAGTTATACAAAACCAAAGACGATCAGGGAAACTACCGTGGCGGCCCCGCCTATTACATGGAGAGAGGGCTCGGTATGCGGTGGATGGGCGTTCTATTTTCGATCTTCTTAATCATCGCATTTGGTTTGGTATTTAACGCCGTACAGTCTAACTCTATTGCTCAGGCCACCGCCGTTGCCTTCGGCCTTAAGCCACAGTATGCCGGTATCGCTTTAGTTTTGTTCAGCGGCGCTATCATTTTTGGCGGATTGCGCTCAATTGCCAAAACAGCAGAGTTGATCGTGCCGTTTATGGCTATCGCCTATTTGGCGCTGGCATTCTGGGTGGTTGGGCACAACCTGAGCCGCATGCCCGACGTCCTTTTACTGATATTCAAAAGCGCTTTCGGCTTGCAGGAAGCGGCCGCTGGCGCAGTGGGGTATGGTATCGCACAGGCCATGACGCAAGGTATCCAGCGCGGCCTATTTTCAAACGAAGCCGGTATGGGATCTGCGCCTAATGCCGCAGCATCTGCAACGCCATATCCACCGCATCCGGCATCACAGGGCTATGTGCAGATGTTCGGTGTTTTTATCGATACGCTGGTTATCTGTAGCGCCACGGCGGCAATTATTCTTTCATCAGGTGCATTAGACCACGCGCCGGGCAGTATTAGCGGGATTGAGCTCACCCAGCGAGCGCTGGCGTCCTCGGTGGGGGGTTGGGCGTCTACCTTTATTGCGACTGCCATCTTTTTCTTTGGTTTTACGTCGATTATCGCCAACTATTCGTATGCCGAGAGCAATCTGGTTTTTCTTGAGCACAACCATCCCGCCGGTCTAATACTGTTCCGCTGTTGTACATTGGGCATGGTGATGTTCGGTACGCTCGCCGAATTGCCGTTGGTATGGAAGATGGCCGATCTTTCCATGGCAATGATGACAATCACTAACCTGATCGCAATTTTACTGCTCTCCGGTGTAGCGCTGAAATTGGCCAAAGATTATAACCACCAGCGCAGTATCGGGCGCTTGCCGACCTTTGATATCAGCCAATATCCTGAAATTCAGCAGCAGGTTGAACCAGGCATTTGGGATAAACCGAAATCTGAGTAG
- the gabD gene encoding NADP-dependent succinate-semialdehyde dehydrogenase yields MQLNDPTLFRQQAFIQGKWCDAESKKTIEVTNPANAQLLGTVPKMGANETRMAIEAANQALPAWRALTAKERATILRRWFDLMMANQDDLAKLMTLEQGKPLAEAKGEIAYAASFIEWFAEEGKRIYGDTIPGHQADKRLIVIKQPIGVTAAITPWNFPAAMITRKAGPALAAGCTMVLKPASQTPFSALALAELAQRAGIPDGVFNVVTGSASEVGNELTGNPLVRKLSFTGSTEIGRQLMQQCAKDIKKVSLELGGNAPFIVFDDADLDKAVDGALASKFRNAGQTCVCANRLYVQDGVYDAFAKKLQAAVEKLTLGDGLAQGVTTGPLIDEKAVAKVKEHIEDALSKGARIITGGQPHDLGGNFFQPTILVDVPANAKVAKEETFGPLAPLFRFKDEADVVAQANDTEFGLAAYFYARDLSRVFRVGEALEYGIVGINTGIISNEVAPFGGIKASGLGREGSKYGIEDYLEIKYMCIGL; encoded by the coding sequence ATGCAACTTAACGACCCAACGCTTTTTCGCCAGCAGGCCTTTATTCAAGGAAAGTGGTGTGATGCAGAAAGTAAGAAAACTATTGAAGTGACAAACCCCGCTAATGCTCAGCTTTTGGGCACCGTGCCCAAAATGGGGGCAAATGAAACGCGCATGGCGATTGAAGCGGCCAATCAGGCATTGCCTGCATGGCGTGCGTTAACGGCCAAAGAGCGTGCGACGATCCTGCGTCGCTGGTTCGATCTCATGATGGCTAACCAAGACGATCTCGCCAAGCTCATGACGCTGGAACAGGGCAAACCGTTGGCTGAGGCCAAGGGGGAGATCGCCTATGCCGCCTCTTTTATTGAGTGGTTTGCCGAAGAAGGCAAACGCATTTATGGCGATACCATTCCAGGTCATCAGGCAGACAAACGCCTTATCGTGATCAAACAGCCGATTGGCGTTACCGCTGCGATCACCCCGTGGAACTTTCCTGCGGCAATGATCACGCGCAAGGCAGGGCCTGCGCTTGCCGCTGGCTGCACCATGGTGCTTAAACCCGCGAGCCAAACGCCGTTTTCAGCGTTGGCACTTGCGGAGTTGGCCCAGCGCGCAGGGATCCCAGACGGCGTATTTAACGTGGTGACCGGCTCGGCCAGCGAAGTGGGAAATGAGCTCACGGGTAACCCGCTAGTGCGCAAACTCTCGTTTACCGGATCGACCGAAATTGGTCGTCAGCTGATGCAACAGTGCGCCAAAGACATCAAAAAAGTTTCGCTGGAGCTGGGCGGGAATGCGCCATTCATCGTGTTTGACGATGCTGATTTGGATAAAGCGGTTGACGGTGCGCTGGCTTCTAAGTTCCGTAATGCGGGGCAAACCTGCGTGTGTGCTAACCGCCTTTATGTTCAGGATGGGGTTTATGACGCTTTTGCTAAAAAACTGCAGGCTGCGGTTGAAAAACTTACGTTGGGCGATGGTTTAGCGCAGGGCGTAACAACGGGCCCGCTGATTGATGAAAAAGCGGTGGCGAAAGTGAAAGAGCACATTGAAGACGCGCTATCGAAAGGGGCTCGCATTATTACCGGCGGCCAGCCGCACGATTTAGGCGGTAATTTCTTTCAGCCCACCATTTTAGTGGATGTTCCTGCGAACGCTAAAGTTGCCAAAGAAGAGACTTTTGGCCCGCTGGCTCCGCTGTTTCGTTTTAAAGATGAAGCCGATGTGGTTGCGCAGGCCAATGATACCGAATTTGGCTTGGCGGCTTATTTTTATGCGCGCGATCTCAGCCGCGTATTCCGCGTTGGCGAAGCGCTGGAGTACGGCATCGTGGGGATCAACACCGGCATTATTTCGAATGAAGTTGCGCCTTTTGGCGGGATCAAAGCCTCAGGCCTGGGCCGCGAAGGCTCGAAGTATGGCATCGAAGATTATCTCGAAATCAAATATATGTGCATCGGCTTGTAA
- the yaaA gene encoding peroxide stress protein YaaA gives MLIIISPAKTLDYESPLATTRFTQPELLDRSAELMQYCRELTPAQIGSLMKISDKLAGLNTARFAEWQPNFTPENARQAILAFKGDVYTGLQAEDFSEQDFDFAQQHLRMLSGLYGLLRPLDLMMPYRLEMGIKLHNGKGNDLYSFWGDLLTEKLNQQLKAQGDNVLINLASDEYFKAVKPAKLDGQLIKPVFLDEKGGKFKVISFYAKKARGLMSRFIIQNQLTKPEQLKDFNLEGYFFEDEKPYKSGSELIFKRHEA, from the coding sequence ATGCTGATTATTATCTCACCTGCCAAAACGCTGGATTATGAAAGCCCGCTGGCAACAACGCGCTTTACTCAACCTGAACTGCTCGATCGCTCTGCCGAGCTGATGCAATATTGCCGTGAATTAACACCGGCACAGATTGGCAGCCTGATGAAAATCAGCGATAAGCTAGCAGGGCTGAATACCGCACGCTTTGCCGAATGGCAGCCAAATTTCACGCCTGAAAATGCACGTCAGGCAATTCTGGCCTTTAAGGGTGACGTTTATACGGGGCTGCAAGCCGAAGACTTTAGCGAGCAAGATTTCGACTTTGCTCAGCAGCATCTACGCATGCTTTCTGGCCTGTACGGCCTGCTTCGGCCACTCGACCTGATGATGCCGTATCGTCTGGAGATGGGCATTAAATTGCATAACGGCAAAGGCAATGATTTGTATAGTTTCTGGGGCGATTTGCTCACCGAGAAACTAAATCAGCAGTTGAAAGCACAAGGCGATAACGTGCTGATTAACCTTGCGTCTGATGAATACTTTAAAGCCGTAAAACCCGCCAAATTAGATGGACAGCTAATTAAGCCGGTATTTTTAGATGAGAAAGGCGGCAAATTTAAAGTTATCAGTTTCTACGCCAAAAAGGCGCGCGGCCTGATGAGCCGCTTTATCATTCAAAATCAGTTAACCAAACCTGAACAGCTGAAAGATTTCAATTTAGAAGGGTATTTCTTCGAAGATGAGAAGCCGTATAAATCAGGCAGCGAGCTTATTTTTAAACGCCACGAAGCGTAA
- the gabP gene encoding GABA permease, with translation MGQITETNSLGGGLKSRHVTMLSIAGVIGASLFVGSGVAISQAGPAVLLSYLFAGLLVLLIMRMLGEMAVASPDTGSFSTYAERSIGKWAGYTIGWLYWWFWVLVIPLEANIAAIILNSWLPVVPIWLFSLLITLALTGSNLLSVKNYGEFEFWLALCKVIAILAFIVVGAIAITGFYPHVQVSGVSRLWDHGGFMPNGFGAVISAMLITMFSFMGAEIVTIAAAESDTPDKHIVRATNSVIWRIAIFYLCSIFVVVALVPWNAPELKTVGSYSSVLQLLHIPHAKLIMDCVILLSVTSCLNSALYTASRMLYSLSHRGDAPAFMGKTNRSKTPYVAVLLSTGAAFLTVIVNYYAPAKVFNFLIASSGAIALLVYLVIAVSQLRMRKILLTQGNELKLKMWLYPYLTWTVILFITFVLVVMMFRPEQRIEVVSTVLLGIGIICTVPIMTRWKALFEWQKQPQQSLR, from the coding sequence ATGGGTCAGATTACAGAAACAAACTCGCTGGGAGGCGGGCTGAAGTCCCGCCATGTCACCATGCTGTCCATTGCAGGTGTTATCGGCGCTAGCCTATTTGTTGGCTCAGGCGTTGCGATTTCACAGGCGGGGCCAGCGGTATTACTGTCTTATCTTTTCGCTGGTTTGCTGGTGCTGTTGATTATGCGCATGCTCGGTGAAATGGCGGTGGCGTCGCCGGATACCGGCTCCTTCTCAACCTATGCCGAACGATCTATTGGCAAATGGGCAGGGTATACCATTGGCTGGCTTTACTGGTGGTTCTGGGTTTTGGTGATCCCTCTGGAAGCCAATATCGCCGCCATCATTCTTAACTCGTGGCTACCTGTAGTGCCTATCTGGCTATTTTCATTACTCATTACTTTGGCACTAACCGGTAGTAATTTGCTTAGCGTTAAGAACTACGGTGAGTTTGAATTTTGGTTGGCGCTGTGCAAAGTGATCGCCATTCTGGCCTTTATCGTGGTGGGGGCTATTGCCATCACCGGGTTTTATCCGCATGTTCAGGTCAGCGGCGTGTCTCGGCTATGGGATCACGGCGGCTTTATGCCAAATGGCTTTGGGGCAGTGATCAGCGCCATGTTGATCACCATGTTTTCTTTTATGGGCGCGGAGATCGTAACGATCGCGGCGGCTGAGTCAGATACCCCAGACAAGCATATTGTGAGGGCGACCAACTCCGTGATTTGGCGTATTGCGATCTTCTATCTGTGCTCGATCTTTGTGGTGGTGGCGTTGGTTCCTTGGAACGCACCGGAGCTGAAAACCGTAGGATCTTATAGCTCGGTGCTGCAGCTGCTACATATTCCGCATGCCAAATTGATCATGGACTGTGTGATCCTGTTGTCCGTCACCAGCTGTTTGAATTCGGCGCTGTATACCGCTTCGCGTATGCTCTATTCACTGAGCCACCGTGGTGATGCGCCCGCTTTTATGGGCAAAACCAACCGCAGTAAAACGCCTTACGTGGCGGTTTTATTGTCAACCGGCGCGGCGTTTTTGACCGTCATTGTTAACTATTACGCTCCCGCCAAGGTGTTTAATTTCCTGATCGCCAGTTCTGGCGCAATCGCTTTGCTGGTGTATTTAGTGATTGCGGTTTCTCAGCTGAGAATGCGTAAGATCCTGTTAACGCAGGGCAACGAGCTCAAGCTTAAAATGTGGCTATATCCCTATCTAACATGGACGGTGATCCTGTTTATCACCTTCGTGTTAGTGGTGATGATGTTTAGGCCAGAACAGCGTATCGAAGTGGTTTCAACCGTGCTGTTGGGCATTGGTATCATTTGTACTGTGCCGATCATGACGCGTTGGAAGGCGCTGTTTGAGTGGCAAAAACAGCCTCAGCAGAGTTTGAGGTAA
- the glaH gene encoding glutarate dioxygenase GlaH yields MNALTAVKQDISEAKTKGQGFTVRPSAQSPRMLELNFDAATTQRFLEQVAEWPVQALEYKSFLRFRVAKILDELCGNQLQPLLLNTILARTQGALLIGAEGIDHVEQADEMVKIATAVAHLIGRSNYDAMSGQFYARFVVKNVDSSDSYLRQPHRVLELHNDGTFVDEVTDYVLMMKIDEQNMQGGNSLLLHLDDWESLDNYFSHPLARRPIRWTAPPSKNVTQDVFHPVFDVDGQGRPVMRYIDQFAQPKDFEEGNWLSELSDALEGSRNIVSVPVPVGKFLLINNLFWLHGRDRFTPHPELRRELMRQRGYISYSTSHYQAGQ; encoded by the coding sequence ATGAATGCGTTAACCGCCGTAAAGCAGGATATCTCTGAAGCTAAAACCAAAGGGCAAGGCTTTACCGTTCGCCCATCGGCACAGTCGCCACGCATGCTTGAACTCAATTTCGATGCTGCTACCACGCAACGCTTTTTAGAGCAGGTGGCTGAATGGCCCGTACAAGCGCTGGAGTACAAATCATTCCTGCGTTTTCGCGTGGCTAAAATCCTTGATGAACTCTGCGGGAACCAGCTTCAGCCATTGCTGCTCAATACCATTCTGGCGCGAACTCAAGGTGCCTTACTGATCGGTGCTGAGGGTATCGATCACGTCGAGCAGGCAGATGAGATGGTCAAAATTGCTACTGCGGTGGCGCATCTAATCGGGCGCTCCAACTATGACGCTATGAGCGGCCAGTTCTATGCCCGTTTTGTAGTGAAAAACGTCGATAGTTCAGATAGCTACCTGCGTCAGCCTCACCGCGTATTAGAGCTGCATAACGATGGCACTTTCGTGGATGAAGTGACTGACTATGTGCTGATGATGAAAATCGACGAGCAGAATATGCAGGGCGGCAATTCCCTATTGCTGCATCTGGATGACTGGGAGTCATTAGATAACTATTTCAGCCACCCGTTGGCTCGTCGCCCAATTCGTTGGACTGCGCCGCCAAGCAAGAACGTTACCCAAGATGTTTTCCATCCGGTATTTGATGTCGATGGGCAAGGGCGTCCGGTGATGCGCTATATCGATCAGTTTGCTCAACCGAAGGATTTCGAAGAGGGCAACTGGCTGAGTGAGCTTTCAGATGCGCTCGAAGGCAGCCGCAATATCGTTTCGGTTCCGGTTCCGGTCGGCAAATTCCTTTTGATTAATAACTTGTTCTGGCTGCATGGCCGCGATCGCTTCACACCGCACCCAGAACTGCGCCGTGAACTGATGCGTCAGCGCGGATATATCAGCTATTCCACCTCGCATTATCAGGCTGGGCAATAA
- the tal gene encoding transaldolase gives MTDKLTSLRQLTTVVADTGDIAAMKLYQPQDATTNPSLILNAAQIPEYRKLIDEAIAWARSQSSDKAQQVVDASDKLAVNIGLEILKLVPGRISTEVDARMSYDTEASVAKAKRLIKMYNDAGISNDRILIKLASTWQGIRAAEQLEKEGINCNLTLLFSFAQARACAEAGVYLISPFVGRILDWYKSNTDKKEYAPNEDPGVVSVTEIYEYYKQHGYETVVMGASFRNMGEILELAGCDRLTIAPALLKELSEAQGDVERKLSYTGEIKARPARLTEAEFYWQHNQDPMAVDKLSDGIRKFAVDQGKLEKMIADLL, from the coding sequence ATGACCGATAAACTGACATCCCTACGCCAGCTGACCACCGTTGTGGCCGACACCGGCGATATCGCTGCAATGAAGTTGTATCAACCACAAGATGCAACTACCAACCCTTCTCTGATCCTGAATGCAGCACAAATTCCTGAATACCGTAAGCTGATTGATGAAGCGATTGCTTGGGCGCGCAGCCAGAGCAGCGACAAAGCTCAGCAGGTTGTGGATGCTTCAGATAAGCTGGCCGTCAATATCGGTCTGGAAATTTTGAAACTGGTCCCAGGCCGCATCTCTACCGAAGTTGATGCGCGCATGTCTTACGACACCGAAGCTAGCGTTGCTAAAGCTAAACGTCTGATCAAAATGTATAACGATGCTGGCATCAGCAACGATCGCATCCTGATCAAACTGGCTTCAACCTGGCAGGGTATCCGCGCTGCGGAGCAGCTGGAAAAAGAAGGCATTAACTGTAACCTGACGCTGCTGTTCTCCTTCGCTCAGGCGCGTGCTTGTGCTGAAGCAGGTGTATACCTGATTTCTCCATTTGTTGGCCGCATCCTTGACTGGTACAAATCAAATACCGACAAGAAAGAATATGCGCCAAACGAAGATCCAGGCGTTGTATCCGTCACCGAAATCTACGAATACTACAAACAGCACGGCTATGAAACCGTGGTTATGGGCGCAAGCTTCCGTAACATGGGCGAGATTCTGGAACTGGCTGGCTGTGATCGTCTGACCATCGCTCCAGCGCTGCTGAAAGAGCTGTCTGAAGCACAGGGCGACGTTGAGCGTAAACTGAGCTACACCGGTGAAATCAAAGCGCGTCCAGCACGTCTGACCGAAGCTGAGTTCTACTGGCAGCACAATCAGGATCCAATGGCGGTTGATAAACTGTCTGACGGTATCCGCAAGTTTGCCGTAGACCAAGGCAAACTGGAAAAAATGATCGCTGACCTGCTGTAA
- the lhgO gene encoding L-2-hydroxyglutarate oxidase — MYDFVIVGGGIIGMSTAMQLIGVYPDARIVLLEKEGGPACHQTGHNSGVIHAGVYYTPGSLKAKFCLEGNRATKAFCDENNIRYDTCGKMLVATSELEMQRMRALWDRTEANGLERYWLSAEELHEREPNIVGLGGILVPSSGIVSYTEVTTAMSDRFRAAGGEIVYHAEVTALREHAQGVIVTTTAGDYEGSNLITCSGLMADRLVKMLGVDPGFIICPFRGEYFRLAPQHNHIVNHLIYPIPDPSMPFLGVHLTRMIDGSVTVGPNAVLAFKREGYRKRDISLSDTLEIFGSSGIRSVMRQNLKSGLDEMKNSLCKSGYLKRVQKYCPSLTKQDLQPYPAGVRAQAVSPDGKLIDDFLFVTTARSIHVCNAPSPAATSAIPIGTHIVGKVQALLAGQTHNGRTLTAAINDKPSLATV, encoded by the coding sequence ATGTATGACTTTGTGATCGTTGGCGGTGGCATCATTGGGATGTCGACTGCCATGCAGTTGATCGGCGTCTATCCAGATGCCCGCATTGTATTGCTGGAAAAAGAGGGCGGCCCTGCGTGCCACCAGACCGGCCACAATAGCGGTGTGATACATGCAGGTGTTTATTACACGCCCGGTAGTTTAAAAGCCAAATTCTGTTTGGAAGGTAATCGAGCGACGAAAGCCTTTTGTGATGAAAACAATATTCGCTATGACACCTGCGGGAAAATGCTGGTGGCAACGTCCGAGCTAGAAATGCAACGTATGCGCGCGCTATGGGATCGCACTGAAGCTAACGGCTTAGAGCGTTATTGGCTGAGCGCGGAAGAGCTTCATGAGCGCGAGCCCAACATCGTTGGGCTTGGCGGTATTCTGGTACCCTCCAGTGGGATCGTCAGCTACACCGAAGTCACAACGGCAATGTCAGATCGTTTCCGCGCCGCCGGTGGCGAGATCGTCTATCACGCGGAAGTTACCGCGCTGCGGGAGCATGCTCAGGGCGTGATCGTCACAACGACGGCGGGTGATTATGAAGGATCTAACCTGATCACCTGTTCAGGGCTGATGGCAGATCGTTTGGTGAAAATGCTGGGTGTCGATCCCGGCTTTATTATTTGTCCATTCCGTGGCGAATATTTCCGTTTAGCGCCGCAGCATAATCATATTGTGAACCATCTCATTTATCCGATCCCCGATCCGTCGATGCCGTTTTTAGGCGTGCACCTGACTCGCATGATCGACGGCAGCGTGACCGTGGGGCCGAACGCTGTGCTGGCATTTAAGCGCGAAGGCTATCGCAAACGTGATATTTCGCTCAGCGACACGCTCGAGATATTCGGTTCTTCCGGTATTCGTAGCGTGATGCGGCAAAACCTCAAGTCCGGTCTGGATGAGATGAAAAATTCTCTGTGCAAAAGCGGCTATCTCAAACGCGTACAAAAGTATTGCCCAAGCTTGACCAAACAGGATCTTCAGCCCTATCCCGCAGGCGTGCGTGCTCAGGCCGTTTCGCCCGACGGCAAACTGATTGATGATTTTCTGTTTGTGACCACCGCTCGCAGTATCCATGTTTGCAACGCGCCTTCACCGGCAGCGACTTCGGCGATCCCGATTGGCACGCATATTGTAGGCAAAGTTCAGGCGCTACTGGCAGGACAAACCCATAACGGCCGCACCTTAACCGCGGCAATTAACGATAAGCCGTCTTTGGCCACCGTATAA
- the gabT gene encoding 4-aminobutyrate--2-oxoglutarate transaminase: MSTNKELMQRRSNAIPRGVGQIHPIFAERAENCRVWDVEGREYLDFAGGIAVLNTGHLHPKVVAAVEAQLKKLSHTCFQVLAYEPYLELCEIMNKRVPGDFDKKTLLVTTGSEAVENAVKIARAATKRSGTIAFSGAYHGRTHYTLSLTGKVNPYSAGMGLMPGHVFRALYPCELHGVSDDDAIASIHRIFKNDAAPEDIAAIVIEPVQGEGGFYSTSPAFMKRLRELCDEHGIMLIADEVQSGAGRTGTLFAMEQLGVAADLTTFAKSIAGGFPLAGVTGKAEIMDAIAPGGLGGTYAGSPIACAAALAVLETFDEENLLQRANDVGQKLKDGLLNIAETHPEIGDVRGLGAMIAIELFENGDVHKPNAKLTAEVVARARDKGLILLSCGPYYNVLRILVPLTVSDAQIKQGLDIIAECFTEAKKN; encoded by the coding sequence ATGAGCACGAATAAAGAACTGATGCAGCGCCGTAGTAACGCCATTCCACGCGGCGTGGGGCAGATCCATCCTATTTTTGCCGAGCGAGCAGAAAACTGCCGCGTATGGGACGTCGAAGGGCGTGAATATCTGGACTTTGCAGGCGGGATTGCGGTTCTAAATACGGGCCATTTGCATCCAAAAGTGGTGGCTGCGGTTGAAGCTCAGCTGAAAAAACTGTCGCATACCTGTTTCCAAGTGTTGGCCTACGAACCGTATTTGGAACTGTGCGAAATCATGAACAAGCGCGTTCCGGGTGATTTTGACAAAAAAACTCTGCTGGTGACGACAGGCTCTGAAGCGGTAGAAAACGCGGTGAAGATTGCCAGAGCGGCCACCAAGCGCAGCGGAACCATCGCTTTTAGCGGTGCTTATCATGGGCGTACTCATTACACCTTATCGTTGACCGGCAAAGTAAACCCTTACTCGGCAGGCATGGGGTTAATGCCGGGGCACGTGTTCCGCGCTTTGTATCCTTGTGAATTACACGGTGTCAGCGACGATGATGCCATCGCCAGTATTCATCGCATTTTCAAAAACGACGCTGCGCCTGAAGATATTGCTGCCATCGTTATCGAACCGGTGCAGGGGGAAGGGGGATTCTATTCAACGTCGCCTGCCTTTATGAAACGCCTGCGCGAACTGTGTGATGAGCATGGGATCATGCTGATTGCCGATGAAGTGCAAAGCGGAGCAGGGCGTACCGGAACGTTGTTTGCGATGGAGCAGTTAGGTGTTGCTGCCGATCTCACTACCTTTGCGAAATCTATTGCGGGTGGTTTCCCTCTCGCAGGCGTAACAGGCAAAGCCGAAATTATGGATGCCATTGCGCCGGGCGGGCTGGGTGGAACCTATGCCGGTAGCCCAATTGCCTGTGCGGCAGCCTTAGCGGTGCTTGAAACTTTTGATGAAGAAAATCTGTTGCAGCGCGCCAACGATGTGGGACAGAAGCTGAAAGATGGCCTGCTCAATATCGCAGAAACTCATCCAGAAATCGGTGATGTGCGTGGTCTTGGCGCGATGATTGCGATTGAACTGTTCGAAAACGGCGATGTGCATAAACCGAATGCCAAACTGACGGCAGAAGTGGTTGCGCGTGCGCGTGATAAGGGGCTCATCCTGTTGTCATGCGGGCCGTACTATAACGTGCTGCGTATTCTGGTTCCGCTCACGGTGAGTGACGCGCAGATCAAACAGGGTCTGGATATTATCGCCGAATGTTTTACCGAGGCTAAGAAAAACTAA